One part of the Actinomyces howellii genome encodes these proteins:
- a CDS encoding proteasome accessory factor PafA2 family protein: protein MMITVRRVMGVETEYALVDRDDPAADPDELARALLFEYARAAAGRGEPGSAHVPSAEGRVMDDGAGTRFDYSGELPTRDARDGADHDLPPEARTNQEAGAVLTGSPTRWVKRVNAFESHYYRGSASHAVNGARLYVDHTHPEYASPEVLGPREAVRYDRAGDLLMHRAEAALSATRGTRVQVLKNNVDGHGAAWGAHENYAVRRDVDWDLLTAVLMPFLVTRQVIGGSGRVGIGPSSQTAGFQIFQRADYVEQDVSLYTTRERPIVNTRDEAHADPARWRRLHVITSDSSVMAVTALLRMGSTAALLSLVEADPDRARALASRLAFADPVGALRAFSHDPALTTRCELAAGGTASAVEVQRAFLDEILQAADGGTDTETREVLDLWGEALDALERGPLQAAHLVEWCAKLMVLDHLRERYGCGWDDPRILAADLRFSAVDPAVCLAAALERNGTVRRVLDDEEVSAAVEIAPAHTRAGGRAAFFRAFPDRVWAAGWTSLVVDTGSKHLLRVSLPDPAHPTTAEVERALSTGADVVGCLEALGVEVPAVPQIFAWDEGYYATDDDNE from the coding sequence ATGATGATCACGGTGCGCAGGGTCATGGGTGTGGAGACCGAGTACGCCCTGGTCGACAGGGACGACCCCGCTGCCGACCCCGATGAGCTGGCACGGGCGCTGCTGTTCGAGTACGCCCGCGCGGCCGCGGGCCGTGGCGAGCCCGGCAGCGCGCACGTGCCGTCGGCCGAGGGACGGGTCATGGACGACGGGGCGGGGACCCGGTTCGACTACTCGGGCGAGCTGCCCACCCGCGACGCGCGCGACGGCGCCGACCACGATCTCCCGCCGGAGGCGCGCACCAACCAGGAGGCCGGTGCCGTGCTCACCGGGTCCCCCACCCGCTGGGTCAAGCGGGTCAACGCCTTCGAGTCGCACTACTACCGTGGCTCGGCCAGCCACGCGGTCAACGGCGCCCGACTGTACGTCGACCACACCCACCCCGAGTACGCCTCCCCCGAGGTCCTCGGGCCGCGTGAGGCGGTCCGATACGACCGGGCCGGCGACCTGCTCATGCACCGCGCGGAGGCGGCCCTGTCGGCCACGCGCGGGACACGGGTGCAGGTGCTCAAGAACAACGTCGACGGCCACGGAGCCGCCTGGGGCGCGCACGAGAACTACGCAGTGCGCCGCGACGTCGACTGGGACCTGCTCACCGCCGTCCTCATGCCCTTCCTCGTCACCCGCCAGGTCATCGGCGGGTCAGGACGCGTGGGCATCGGGCCGTCCAGCCAGACGGCGGGGTTCCAGATCTTCCAGCGCGCCGACTACGTCGAGCAGGATGTCTCCCTCTACACGACCCGCGAGAGGCCCATCGTCAACACCCGCGACGAGGCGCACGCCGACCCTGCGCGCTGGCGGCGCCTGCACGTCATCACCTCCGACTCCTCGGTCATGGCCGTCACCGCCTTGCTGCGCATGGGCTCGACAGCGGCGCTGCTGTCCCTCGTCGAGGCCGATCCCGACCGGGCGCGCGCCCTTGCCTCGCGACTGGCCTTCGCCGATCCCGTTGGTGCCCTGCGCGCCTTCTCCCACGACCCCGCCCTGACGACCCGCTGCGAGCTAGCCGCCGGGGGCACCGCGAGCGCGGTGGAGGTCCAGCGCGCCTTCCTCGACGAGATCCTCCAGGCCGCCGACGGCGGGACGGACACCGAGACCCGCGAGGTCCTCGACCTGTGGGGAGAGGCCCTCGACGCCCTGGAGCGCGGCCCGCTCCAGGCCGCGCACCTGGTGGAGTGGTGCGCCAAGCTCATGGTCCTGGACCACCTGCGTGAGCGCTACGGCTGCGGCTGGGACGACCCGCGCATCCTGGCCGCCGACCTGCGGTTCAGCGCCGTCGACCCTGCCGTCTGCCTGGCCGCCGCCCTCGAGCGCAACGGGACGGTGCGTCGGGTCCTCGACGACGAGGAGGTGTCGGCCGCCGTCGAGATCGCCCCGGCGCACACGCGCGCCGGAGGACGGGCGGCCTTCTTCCGGGCCTTCCCCGACCGGGTGTGGGCAGCCGGGTGGACCTCGCTGGTCGTGGACACCGGCTCCAAGCACCTGCTGCGCGTCTCTCTGCCTGACCCTGCCCACCCCACGACGGCTGAGGTCGAGCGTGCGCTGTCCACGGGAGCCGACGTCGTCGGCTGCCTTGAGGCCCTGGGGGTTGAGGTCCCCGCCGTACCGCAGATCTTCGCCTGGGACGAGGGGTACTACGCCACCGACGACGACAACGA
- a CDS encoding helix-turn-helix domain-containing protein, whose product MVRGTGHGRRLGAQGRGAIAAGLARGDSLASIARFLGVAVSTVSREVAAGGGRQGRVQWSV is encoded by the coding sequence ATGGTCCGGGGTACCGGGCACGGCAGGCGTCTGGGGGCTCAGGGGCGCGGCGCGATCGCTGCGGGCCTGGCCAGGGGTGATTCCCTGGCCTCGATCGCCCGGTTCCTGGGGGTGGCTGTCTCCACGGTCAGCCGCGAGGTCGCTGCCGGCGGGGGCCGGCAGGGGCGTGTTCAATGGTCTGTGTAA
- a CDS encoding IS256 family transposase codes for MTVTDEKTGPAGGRGVVEDLVASGGLDGLFERIDSGEVGLTGADGLLPALLKEALERGLQAELTEHLGYDKGEQAPVARGNARNGTTVKTISSEVGSFEIEVPRDRAGSFTPRLVRKGQRRMDGLDSMIISLYAGGMTVREIRHHLESTLGVELSVGTISRITDAVAEAVLDWQRRPLEEFYPVVYLDAIRVKVRVDHRVTTRSAHIAVGVDMDGIKHVLGIWVQAEEGASFWAHVCAELANRGVKDVLIVCCDGLTGLPEAIEATWPDSMVQTCVVHLIRASMRFVAYQDRKKVAAALKQVYAAPSEEAALEALAAFSSSPLGDKYPETVATWDRAWERFTPFLAFPPMLRRVIYTTNSIESLNYQLRKISKNRGHFPSDEAAVKLLWLAICNIEDKRARERDKDRNLPADKRKAKPRVVEGRITTNWKQALAQLATAYPDRINPHL; via the coding sequence ATGACTGTGACTGATGAGAAGACTGGTCCTGCTGGTGGGCGGGGCGTGGTTGAGGATCTTGTTGCCTCGGGTGGCTTGGACGGGTTGTTCGAGCGGATCGACTCGGGTGAGGTGGGGTTGACGGGCGCCGACGGGCTGCTGCCGGCCCTGCTCAAGGAGGCCCTGGAGCGGGGTCTGCAGGCTGAGCTGACGGAGCATCTTGGCTACGACAAGGGCGAGCAGGCGCCGGTGGCTCGTGGCAACGCCCGCAACGGCACCACGGTCAAGACGATCAGCTCTGAGGTCGGCTCGTTCGAGATCGAGGTCCCCCGCGACAGGGCCGGCAGCTTCACGCCGCGGCTGGTCAGGAAGGGGCAGCGGCGGATGGACGGTCTGGACTCGATGATCATCAGCCTGTACGCCGGTGGTATGACGGTGCGCGAGATCCGCCACCACCTGGAGTCCACGCTCGGTGTGGAGCTGTCGGTGGGGACGATCAGCAGGATCACGGACGCCGTGGCCGAGGCGGTCCTGGACTGGCAGCGCCGCCCGCTGGAGGAGTTCTACCCGGTGGTCTACCTCGACGCGATCCGCGTCAAGGTCCGCGTCGACCACAGGGTCACCACCCGCTCGGCCCACATCGCCGTGGGTGTGGACATGGACGGGATCAAGCACGTCCTGGGTATCTGGGTCCAGGCCGAGGAGGGCGCCTCGTTCTGGGCGCACGTGTGCGCCGAGCTGGCCAACAGGGGCGTCAAGGACGTGCTGATCGTGTGCTGTGACGGGCTGACCGGCCTGCCCGAGGCGATCGAGGCGACCTGGCCCGACTCCATGGTCCAGACCTGCGTGGTGCACCTGATCCGTGCCTCCATGAGGTTCGTGGCCTACCAGGACCGTAAGAAGGTCGCCGCTGCTCTCAAGCAGGTCTACGCCGCCCCCAGTGAGGAGGCCGCCCTGGAGGCCCTGGCGGCCTTCAGCAGCTCTCCCCTGGGGGACAAGTACCCCGAGACGGTGGCGACCTGGGACAGGGCGTGGGAGCGTTTCACCCCGTTCCTGGCGTTCCCGCCGATGCTGCGCCGGGTCATCTACACGACCAACAGCATCGAGTCGCTCAACTACCAGCTACGCAAGATCTCCAAGAACCGGGGCCACTTCCCCAGCGACGAGGCCGCTGTCAAGCTGCTGTGGCTGGCGATCTGCAACATCGAGGACAAGCGGGCACGAGAACGCGACAAGGACAGGAACCTGCCCGCGGACAAGCGCAAGGCCAAGCCACGCGTGGTCGAGGGCCGGATCACCACCAACTGGAAACAAGCCCTCGCCCAGCTCGCCACCGCCTACCCCGACCGAATCAACCCCCACCTCTGA
- the rsgA gene encoding ribosome small subunit-dependent GTPase A yields the protein MARRDTGTDDPRVRVRPGRGSRPRTKLRPSHDDAVTGAVTRIDRGHYRIRLDDPSLTEDGTGEITAMKARELGRGRVVVGDKVAVVGDTSGRSGTLARLVRIEQRTTLLRRSAEDGEGAGTERPVVANADLLVIVVAVADPEPRPRMIDRYLVAAYDAGMEPLLVLTKSDLADAGPLLSLYAPLGVRSVATRLDPASPAQASRAAGSGVEEVRAALGGRTSVVVGHSGVGKSTLINALVPGAERVTGHVNEVTGRGRHTSTSLQALELPGGGWVIDTPGVRAFGVAHVSSADVLRGFADLASVAEDCPRGCTHEAGVIDCALDAWADGGPDAEEAGGPRVDEAELSRRRARVGSFRRLLAPSLEAEDPTRPAGR from the coding sequence ATGGCCAGACGGGACACCGGCACCGACGACCCCAGGGTGCGGGTACGGCCCGGCCGCGGGTCCCGGCCGCGCACCAAGCTCCGCCCCTCCCACGACGACGCCGTCACCGGCGCCGTCACACGCATCGACCGCGGCCACTACCGCATCCGGCTCGACGACCCCTCCCTGACCGAGGACGGGACGGGCGAGATCACGGCGATGAAGGCCCGCGAGCTGGGACGCGGCCGGGTCGTGGTCGGGGACAAGGTGGCCGTCGTCGGCGACACCTCGGGGCGCAGCGGCACCCTGGCCCGCCTCGTGCGCATCGAGCAGCGCACGACGCTCCTGCGGCGCTCGGCCGAGGACGGCGAGGGGGCCGGCACCGAGAGGCCGGTCGTGGCCAACGCCGACCTGCTCGTCATCGTCGTCGCCGTCGCCGATCCTGAGCCCCGTCCTCGCATGATCGACCGCTACCTCGTGGCCGCCTACGACGCCGGGATGGAGCCGCTGCTCGTCCTGACCAAGTCCGACCTGGCCGACGCCGGCCCGTTGCTCAGCCTCTACGCACCGCTGGGTGTCCGGTCGGTGGCCACCCGCCTCGACCCGGCCAGTCCTGCCCAGGCCTCCCGTGCCGCCGGCTCAGGGGTCGAGGAGGTCCGCGCCGCCCTGGGCGGGCGCACGAGCGTCGTCGTGGGCCACTCCGGGGTGGGCAAGTCCACCCTCATCAACGCCCTCGTCCCGGGCGCCGAACGCGTGACCGGGCACGTCAACGAGGTGACCGGCCGGGGCAGGCACACCTCGACCAGCCTCCAGGCCCTCGAGCTTCCGGGCGGCGGCTGGGTCATCGACACCCCTGGGGTGCGCGCCTTCGGCGTCGCCCACGTCTCAAGCGCCGACGTGCTCAGGGGATTCGCGGACCTGGCCTCCGTGGCCGAGGACTGCCCCCGGGGCTGCACCCACGAGGCCGGTGTCATCGACTGCGCCCTCGACGCATGGGCCGACGGGGGCCCTGACGCGGAGGAGGCCGGGGGTCCCCGGGTCGATGAGGCAGAGCTCTCGCGACGCCGGGCCCGGGTCGGCTCCTTCCGGCGGCTGCTCGCCCCGTCCCTCGAGGCCGAGGACCCCACAAGGCCCGCCGGCCGCTGA
- a CDS encoding 3-phosphoshikimate 1-carboxyvinyltransferase: protein MTPTPETPPAGAAPAPWPAPAPPGPLDATVALPGSKSLTARALLLAAVAQSPTRLSGVLRSRDTELMIGALSVLGARFTEADDTGTLLDVLPAPLPLQVRTGPDGTGRVDCGLAGTVMRFVPPLAALADSPVVFDGDEAARRRPLAPVLDALARLGAEVTWLGGPGYLPVRVGPGTGSLLAAPAGGAASPPGPSDSPGPSDSPGPPESPGPSGPLGPSESSGSPGPSGPPGSPRHVEVDASASSQFLSALLLVGSLVPGGLSVTPTGPVPSEPHVAMTVACLRQRGLSVEEPHSVAVPGGSSGSARTWTVLPGRPTGGSVDIEPDLSNAGPFLAAALVAGGEVRVPRWPSSTTQAGDAWRELLPRMGGSAALHTEGDGTSTLAVRGDGTLRGIDADMSEVGELVPTVAALALLASAQGHGSRLRGVAHLRGHETDRLAALVAEMTRVGGRARETDDGLVVEALDDGALHPALMRTYGDHRMATFAALVGLAVPGTRIEDVPTTSKTLPGFPALWHRLLGVGSPGTPDHQAGRPGPQDPRSGSRPAQPPREGG, encoded by the coding sequence ATGACCCCCACCCCTGAGACTCCTCCGGCCGGCGCGGCCCCCGCCCCCTGGCCCGCGCCGGCTCCTCCGGGGCCTCTTGACGCGACCGTGGCCCTGCCGGGGTCGAAGTCGCTCACCGCCCGCGCCCTCCTGCTGGCCGCCGTCGCCCAGTCCCCCACACGCCTGAGCGGCGTGCTGCGCTCCCGCGACACCGAGCTCATGATCGGGGCGCTGAGCGTTCTCGGTGCCCGGTTCACCGAGGCCGACGACACCGGCACGCTCCTCGACGTCCTTCCCGCCCCCCTGCCCCTGCAGGTGCGTACCGGCCCTGACGGGACCGGGCGGGTCGACTGCGGCCTGGCCGGGACGGTCATGCGTTTCGTGCCGCCGCTGGCCGCCCTGGCCGACTCCCCCGTCGTCTTCGACGGAGACGAGGCGGCGCGTCGTCGACCGCTCGCCCCGGTGCTCGACGCCCTGGCCCGCCTCGGCGCTGAGGTGACCTGGCTCGGCGGGCCCGGGTACCTGCCGGTCCGCGTCGGTCCTGGCACGGGCTCCCTCCTGGCCGCGCCGGCAGGAGGCGCCGCCTCGCCCCCGGGCCCGTCGGACTCCCCGGGCCCGTCGGACTCCCCGGGACCGCCGGAATCCCCGGGCCCGTCGGGACCGCTGGGCCCGTCGGAATCCTCGGGCTCGCCGGGACCGTCGGGTCCCCCGGGTTCGCCACGGCACGTCGAGGTCGACGCATCGGCCTCCTCCCAGTTCCTCTCGGCCCTCCTGCTCGTGGGCTCCCTCGTGCCCGGCGGGCTGTCCGTGACCCCCACCGGCCCGGTCCCCTCCGAGCCCCACGTGGCGATGACCGTGGCCTGTCTGCGCCAGCGGGGCCTGAGCGTCGAGGAGCCGCACTCCGTCGCGGTTCCGGGCGGCTCCTCCGGCTCTGCGCGCACCTGGACCGTCCTGCCCGGTCGCCCCACCGGGGGCAGTGTCGACATCGAGCCGGACCTGTCCAACGCCGGCCCCTTCCTGGCCGCCGCGCTCGTGGCCGGGGGCGAGGTGCGCGTCCCCCGCTGGCCCTCCTCAACGACGCAGGCGGGGGACGCCTGGCGCGAGCTGCTGCCGAGGATGGGCGGGTCGGCGGCGCTGCACACGGAGGGTGACGGGACGTCGACCCTCGCGGTTCGCGGCGACGGGACCCTGCGCGGCATCGACGCGGACATGTCCGAGGTCGGCGAGCTCGTCCCGACCGTGGCGGCACTCGCCCTCCTCGCCTCGGCCCAGGGGCACGGAAGCCGGCTGCGGGGCGTGGCGCATCTGCGCGGTCACGAGACCGACCGCCTGGCGGCCCTCGTGGCGGAGATGACGAGAGTGGGGGGCCGCGCCCGGGAGACCGACGACGGCCTGGTCGTCGAGGCACTCGACGACGGCGCCCTCCACCCAGCGCTCATGCGCACCTACGGTGACCACCGGATGGCGACCTTCGCGGCCCTCGTCGGCCTGGCCGTGCCCGGCACGCGCATCGAGGACGTGCCCACCACCTCCAAGACCCTGCCCGGCTTCCCCGCCCTGTGGCACCGCCTCCTGGGGGTCGGGAGCCCTGGCACGCCGGACCACCAGGCAGGCAGGCCGGGACCGCAGGACCCGAGGTCCGGCTCCCGCCCCGCTCAGCCCCCGCGGGAGGGCGGCTGA
- a CDS encoding NADP-dependent isocitrate dehydrogenase, producing MTQQDDQRFPAVEIEDADLVYTLTDEAPMLATHSLLPIVEGFTRAADVSVARADISLAGRIMAAFGHASDDLARLGTLTQSESATIIKLPNISASVPQLKKAIAELQAEGIEVPDYPESPSTDAEREVRAAYDAVKGSAVNPVLREGNSDRRAPIAVKAYARSHPHSMGEWSPQSRTRVAMMSSGDFRHNEASTIVPHDGTVQIRLRPADGSDTVVLRETLPVTAGEVLDATYMSVRELDAFLTEQVAAASAEEVLLSVHLKATMMKVSDPLIFGRAVRAVLPATFSSFGEVLEEADLRPEDGLASILAGLDGLADGERIRASIASELSQGPGIAMVDSDNGITNLHVPSDVIIDASMPAMIRSGGKMWDAQGQMADTLAVIPDSSYAGVYEAVVEDCKANGALDPATMGSVPNVGLMARKAEEYGSHDKTFLVPAAGTVEIVVLDGTGLPAGTVLLSHEVEAGDIWRACQTQDAPVRDWVRLAVTRARASGAPAVFWLDPTRGHDRVLTSLVGAYLTQEDIEDLDIRILDPVAATRLSLERARQGQDTISVTGNVLRDYNTDLFPILELGTSAKMLSVVPLMNGGGLYETGAGGSAPKHVRQLLHDNYLRWDSLGEFLALAEALRHVALVTGKTRAAVMADALDAATTTLLKENRSPGRRLGTIDNRGSHAWLAQYWAAELAAQEADADLAARFAPVATLFQTVGETIQAELAAVQRQTVEIGGYYHPNDELTEAVMRPSATLNAIIDML from the coding sequence GTGACCCAGCAGGACGACCAGCGCTTCCCCGCCGTCGAGATCGAGGACGCCGATCTCGTCTACACGCTGACGGACGAGGCGCCCATGCTCGCGACACACTCGCTGCTGCCCATCGTCGAGGGCTTCACCCGCGCGGCCGACGTGAGCGTGGCCCGGGCGGACATCTCCCTGGCCGGACGCATCATGGCCGCCTTCGGCCACGCCAGCGACGACCTGGCCAGGCTCGGCACGCTCACCCAGTCGGAGTCGGCCACGATCATCAAGCTGCCCAACATCTCCGCCTCGGTGCCCCAGCTCAAGAAGGCGATCGCCGAGCTCCAGGCGGAGGGCATCGAGGTTCCCGACTACCCCGAGTCCCCGTCCACCGACGCCGAGCGCGAGGTCCGAGCCGCCTACGACGCCGTCAAGGGCAGCGCCGTCAACCCGGTCCTGCGCGAGGGCAACTCCGACCGCCGGGCGCCGATCGCCGTCAAGGCCTACGCCCGCAGCCACCCGCACTCGATGGGAGAGTGGAGCCCGCAGTCACGCACCCGCGTGGCCATGATGAGCTCAGGCGACTTCCGCCACAACGAGGCGTCGACCATCGTCCCGCACGACGGCACCGTGCAGATCAGGCTGCGCCCGGCCGACGGGTCCGACACCGTCGTCCTGCGCGAGACCCTGCCGGTGACGGCCGGCGAGGTCCTCGACGCGACCTACATGTCCGTGCGCGAGCTCGACGCCTTCCTCACCGAGCAGGTCGCCGCAGCCTCCGCCGAGGAGGTCCTGCTGTCGGTCCACCTCAAGGCGACGATGATGAAGGTCTCCGACCCTCTCATCTTCGGCCGTGCCGTGCGCGCGGTGCTGCCGGCCACCTTCAGCTCCTTCGGGGAGGTGCTTGAGGAGGCCGACCTGCGCCCGGAGGACGGGCTCGCCTCGATCCTGGCAGGTCTGGACGGGCTCGCCGACGGCGAGCGGATCCGCGCCTCGATCGCCTCCGAGCTCTCCCAGGGCCCGGGCATCGCCATGGTCGACTCGGACAACGGCATCACGAACCTGCACGTGCCCAGCGACGTCATCATCGACGCCTCGATGCCGGCGATGATCCGCTCCGGCGGGAAGATGTGGGACGCCCAGGGGCAGATGGCCGACACCCTGGCGGTCATCCCCGACTCCTCCTACGCCGGGGTCTACGAGGCAGTGGTCGAGGACTGCAAGGCCAACGGGGCCCTCGACCCGGCCACGATGGGCTCGGTGCCCAACGTCGGCCTCATGGCCCGCAAGGCCGAGGAGTACGGCAGCCACGACAAGACCTTCCTCGTGCCCGCCGCCGGCACGGTCGAGATCGTCGTCCTCGACGGCACCGGCCTGCCAGCGGGCACGGTCCTGCTGTCCCACGAGGTCGAGGCCGGGGACATCTGGCGGGCCTGCCAGACCCAGGACGCCCCGGTGCGCGACTGGGTCCGCCTGGCCGTCACCCGCGCCCGCGCCTCGGGGGCGCCCGCCGTCTTCTGGCTCGACCCCACCCGCGGCCACGACCGTGTCCTGACCTCCCTGGTCGGCGCCTACCTGACCCAGGAGGACATCGAGGACCTCGACATCCGCATCCTCGACCCGGTGGCCGCCACCCGCCTCAGCCTCGAGCGGGCCAGGCAGGGACAGGACACGATCTCGGTGACCGGCAACGTCCTGCGCGACTACAACACCGACCTGTTCCCCATCCTGGAGCTGGGGACGAGCGCGAAGATGCTCTCGGTCGTGCCGCTCATGAACGGCGGCGGCCTCTACGAGACCGGGGCGGGAGGATCGGCGCCCAAGCACGTGCGCCAGCTCCTCCACGACAACTACCTGCGGTGGGACTCCCTGGGCGAGTTCCTGGCCCTGGCCGAGGCACTGCGCCACGTCGCGCTCGTGACGGGCAAGACCCGCGCCGCGGTCATGGCGGACGCCCTCGACGCCGCCACGACGACCCTGCTCAAGGAGAACCGCTCCCCGGGCCGCCGCCTGGGAACCATCGACAACCGCGGCTCCCACGCCTGGCTCGCCCAGTACTGGGCCGCCGAGCTGGCCGCCCAGGAGGCCGACGCCGACCTCGCGGCCAGGTTCGCGCCCGTGGCCACCCTGTTCCAGACGGTGGGTGAGACCATCCAGGCCGAGCTCGCCGCGGTCCAGCGCCAGACCGTCGAGATCGGGGGCTACTACCACCCCAACGACGAGCTGACCGAGGCCGTCATGCGCCCCTCGGCCACCCTCAACGCCATCATCGACATGCTCTGA
- a CDS encoding DoxX family membrane protein, with protein sequence MDLLRAVARPLLAAPFIIEGIDAVARPGHHVEKFERVQPALERAGLPPVLTSDARMLTRATGAVTVAAGLGLATGTSPRTSACLLAALNVPLTVINNPVWAVRGEDRRATLAGLLRGAALGAGLALAAVDRQGRPSLAWEMRNRRQQREAIEAAQAAVARRYATTRA encoded by the coding sequence ATGGATCTTCTTCGCGCCGTCGCCCGCCCGCTGCTCGCCGCCCCCTTCATCATCGAGGGCATCGACGCCGTCGCACGCCCGGGGCACCACGTCGAGAAGTTCGAGAGGGTTCAGCCCGCCCTCGAGCGCGCGGGGCTGCCGCCAGTGCTCACCTCCGACGCCAGGATGCTCACCCGCGCCACCGGTGCGGTCACGGTCGCCGCCGGGCTGGGGCTGGCCACGGGCACCTCGCCCCGCACGAGCGCCTGCCTCCTCGCCGCGCTCAACGTGCCGCTGACCGTCATCAACAACCCGGTGTGGGCGGTGCGCGGGGAGGACAGGCGCGCCACGCTCGCCGGCCTCCTGCGAGGCGCGGCGCTGGGAGCCGGCCTGGCCCTGGCCGCCGTCGACCGCCAGGGGCGCCCGTCCCTGGCCTGGGAGATGCGCAACCGGCGCCAGCAGCGTGAGGCCATCGAGGCCGCCCAGGCCGCGGTCGCCAGGCGGTACGCGACGACGCGCGCCTGA